The genomic region CGGGACCGACGAGGTCAGCCCGAACACGGGTCTGGAGTACTCGCAGGCGCAGGTCTTCGGCTTCCTCGCACTCATCGGCATCGCCGTGGGCCTGGCGCTCGGCGGCGGCGTGGCGCTGATCCTCGACCGCGTGTCGCTGCGCCGCGCGCAGGACGTCGCGGTCGATCACGAGTCGGTGCACTCCGAGGACTGATCCGCACGCGGCGGCCGCTGCGACGGCGACATCGAAACGGGCCGCTGACGCGACCTCGGCCCGCTACGCCAGTTCCGCGATGATCGGGTGGATCGCCGCGTCGAAGGCGGCCACGTCGCCGCGCAGGCCGTCGGTCACCGCGACCGTGAGCGAGCCGATCCACCACACTCCGCGCTGCGAGAGCGGGAGCACCTGCACGTTGAGCTCGAACGAGTGGGCGCGGCGCCCGACCTGCCGCTCGTGCTCGGCGATCGCGCTCGCGTACGCACGGTACGCCGTGCCCGTCCCGGCGTCGCGGGCGTAGCGGGCGTGGGTGGACTGGGCGAATGCGACGGCTTCGGCGGCGAGCGGGGCCATGGCGGCCTGCAGCCGGTCGGCGCCGGACACCGGCAGCGCCACGAGCGTCTCGTAGCCGTCGAGCAGCTCGAGCGGCACCGGGGACGGGTGCGCCTGCGGCTCCACCGTCATCGCCCAGTACTCGCGCCACTGGCGCTCGAGCGTCTCCTGCTCGCGCTCGCCGCGCGAGACCTCATGGCCGCGGATGCCACGCAGCTGCGGCAGCTCATCGGGGGAGCGGATGCCGAGAACCTGCCGCACATAGAGCGCGACGAGCACCGGTTGGCTCGCATCCTCGCGGATCAGCCACTCGGGTGTCCCAGCCCCGCCCATGCGGCCATTGTATGGCGAGCCCGGCCGCCCGGGGTCGGCGCGCCGGGCTCGGCGGATGTCCAGGCGCGGCGCGGGTAGGCTGGAGGCGTGGGCTCCCCTTCTCGTGACGCCTCTGCGAACCCCTATACCGAAGCCGGTGTCGATACGGCCGCCGGCGACCTCGCCGTCGAACTGATGAAGTCGGCCGTCCGCCAGACGCACGGTCCCGAGGTGCTCGGCGGCGTGGGCGGATTCGCGGGCCTCTTCGACGCATCCGCGCTGCGCGCGTACGACAAGCCGCTGCTGGCCACCAGCACCGACGGCGTCGGCACCAAGGTCGCCATCGCGCAGGCGATCGACAAGCACGACACGATCGGGCAGGACCTCGTCGGCATGGTGGTCGACGACATCGTCGTGGTCGGCGCCAAGCCGCTGTTCATGACCGACTACATCGCGTGCGGCAAGGTCTTCCCCGAGCGCATCGCCGACATCGTCCGCGGCATCGCCGAGGGCTGCTCCTCCACCGGCACGGCTCTGGTCGGCGGCGAGACCGCCGAGCATCCCGGGCTCCTCGGCATCAACGACTACGACGTCGCGGGCGCCGCGACGGGTGTCGTCGAGGCGGGCCACGTGCTCGGCGCCGACCGCGTACGCGCGGGGGACGTCGTGCTGGCCCTCGCCTCGAGCGGCCCGCACTCGAACGGCTACTCGCTCATCCGCCACATCGTCACCGGTGCCGGCATCGCGTACGGCGACAACGCCGCCGACTTCGGCACCACGTGGGGCGAGGCTCTGCTCGAGCCCACGCGGCTCTACACCAGCCCGCTGCTGCGCCTGCTCGCGCAGGTCCCGGGCGCCGTGCACAGCCTCAGCCACGTCACCGGCGGCGGCATCGCCGCGAACCTCGCGCGCGTTCTGCCCACCGGCACGTGGGCGGAGGTCGACCGGTCGACCTGGTCGCCGCCTCCGGTGTTCCGCGTGCTCGCCGACCTCGGCGACCTCGACCTGACGGCGACCGAGGGGACATGGAACCTCGGCATCGGGTTCCTCGCGGTCGTGTCGGCCGACAAGGCCGATGCGGCCACCGCCGCCCTCGTCGAGGACGGCATCGCGACCTGGCAGGTCGGCGTCGTCGGCGACGGCGCGCGCCCGGCCGGCGAATTCGAGCAGGGCGCGAAGGGCGTCGACGGCGGAGCCGTCCGCCTCGTGGGCACGTACGCGGACGGAGCGAAGTAACACCCCATGTGCGGAATCGTCGGGATGGTGGGCCGCGGCCCCGTCAACCAGGAGATCTACGACTCGCTGCTGCTGCTCCAGCACCGCGGCCAGGACTCGACCGGGATCGCCACCGCCGAGCCGAGCGGCGTGTTCCACGTCCGCAAGGCCAAGGGCCAGGTGCGCGAGGGCTTCCGGACGCGCGACATGCGGGCGCTGCTGGGCAACCTCGGCCTCGGCCACGTGCGCTACGCCACCAAGGGCACCGCCTCCAGCGAGGAGGAGGCGCAGCCGTTCTACGTCAACGCCCCCTACGGCATCGTGCTGGTCCACAACGGCAACCTCACCAACACGCGCGAGCTCACCGAGGAGCTGTTCACCAAGGACCGCCGGCACCTCAACACCTCGAGCGACACCGAGCTGCTCGTCAACGTCCTGGCCAACGAGCTGCAGTCCTCCATCTCGGGGCTCGAGCTCGATCCCGCGCAGGTCTTCCAGGCCGTCACGCGGGTGCACGAGCGGGTCGAGGGCTCCTACGCCGCCGTCGCCCTCATCGCCGGTTACGGTCTGCTGGCCTTCCGCGACCCGTACGGCATCCGTCCCCTCATCCTCGGCACCCGCAAGAACGAGGACGGCACGTACGAATGGGTCGTCACCAGCGAGTCGCTCGTGCTCGAGAACGGCGAGTTCGAGGTCGTGCGCGACGTCCTGCCCGGAGAGGCCGTCTTCGTCGACCTCGACGGGCACCTGCACACGCAGCAGTGCGCGCCGGATCCGAAGCTCATGCCGTGCTCGTTCGAGTACGTCTACCTCGCCCGGCCCGACTCGATCATGAACGGCATCTCGGTCTACGAGGCGCGACTGCGCATGGGCGACCGCCTCGCCGACACGATCGCGAAGTACACCCCGGCGGGCTCGATCGACGTGGTCATGCCGATCCCCGACTCGTCGAGGCCGGCCGCGATGCAGGTCGCCCGCAAGCTCGGCATCGAGTACCGCGAGGGCTTCTACAAGAACCGCTACGTCGGCCGCACGTTCATCATGCCCGGCCAGGCGGTGCGCAAGAAGAGCGTGCGTCAGAAGCTCAACGCGATGTCGAGCGAGTTCAAGGGCAAGAACGTGCTGCTCATCGACGACTCGATCGTGCGCGGCACGACCTCCAAGGAGATCATCCAGATGGCGCGGGATGCCGGCGCCACCAGCGTCACGTTCGCCTCGGCGGCCCCGCCG from Microbacter sp. GSS18 harbors:
- the purM gene encoding phosphoribosylformylglycinamidine cyclo-ligase, which translates into the protein MGSPSRDASANPYTEAGVDTAAGDLAVELMKSAVRQTHGPEVLGGVGGFAGLFDASALRAYDKPLLATSTDGVGTKVAIAQAIDKHDTIGQDLVGMVVDDIVVVGAKPLFMTDYIACGKVFPERIADIVRGIAEGCSSTGTALVGGETAEHPGLLGINDYDVAGAATGVVEAGHVLGADRVRAGDVVLALASSGPHSNGYSLIRHIVTGAGIAYGDNAADFGTTWGEALLEPTRLYTSPLLRLLAQVPGAVHSLSHVTGGGIAANLARVLPTGTWAEVDRSTWSPPPVFRVLADLGDLDLTATEGTWNLGIGFLAVVSADKADAATAALVEDGIATWQVGVVGDGARPAGEFEQGAKGVDGGAVRLVGTYADGAK
- the purF gene encoding amidophosphoribosyltransferase; the encoded protein is MCGIVGMVGRGPVNQEIYDSLLLLQHRGQDSTGIATAEPSGVFHVRKAKGQVREGFRTRDMRALLGNLGLGHVRYATKGTASSEEEAQPFYVNAPYGIVLVHNGNLTNTRELTEELFTKDRRHLNTSSDTELLVNVLANELQSSISGLELDPAQVFQAVTRVHERVEGSYAAVALIAGYGLLAFRDPYGIRPLILGTRKNEDGTYEWVVTSESLVLENGEFEVVRDVLPGEAVFVDLDGHLHTQQCAPDPKLMPCSFEYVYLARPDSIMNGISVYEARLRMGDRLADTIAKYTPAGSIDVVMPIPDSSRPAAMQVARKLGIEYREGFYKNRYVGRTFIMPGQAVRKKSVRQKLNAMSSEFKGKNVLLIDDSIVRGTTSKEIIQMARDAGATSVTFASAAPPVRYPHVYGINMPSRHELVAHGRTIPEIAEELGADYMVYQEVEDLKAAILEGSDVEDLDMSCFDGHYVTGTVSEEYLSWVEGTQES